The stretch of DNA TGTGGGCCGCTTATATACTTGTTCTTAGTTCTGCGTGAAATCCATACATACCTGCCAATTCCTTAATTACTTCTTCCCTACTCATATGACTGTTATTACGAGCTTTGTAAACAATCTGAAAAGTACCCTTATTAGGGGCTTTAAACCAAGGCTCAAAAAACGTTTCCGTGTATTTTTTCATATCCTCCATAAAAGCCTTGCAAGTTCCAGAAATGGGCAGCATGCGCAGAATGACTCTTGTCTTCTTCTTTTTAGTGGCATGCATATCCTTTAATATATGGTGCACCAGGTTCTCAGGTTCTACAAGAAAAACAGCTAGGTATGAGAAACAAATTGAAGgcattttctcccttcttccccagAAATAAGCTGGGGAAACGCATGCTTGGCTGCACTGCTGTCAGCCTCAAATCCCTTCCTGTAAAGAGTGGTTTTAATATACCAAAATTGGATAATCAAAGATTATTTTGTCAAAGCAGATTCCTCTACCTCTAGCGACTCCGCTAATGACAAAATTCACTGGCAATGCCAAAGGGAAGGGAAACCCTGTATTTGTTTGGTATACACGAGTTTCTTGGAAGTGACGCTCTGCGGCCTGTTACTAACACTGTTCAGAGCAGTTTATCCCCAAGCATTTACGCAGCGTCGGCTGATGTCCCACCTATGCCCCGGGTTCTGATGAAGACCACGTTGTTGGCGCCGCTCTCCACTGACTGGAACCGCCGCAGCTTCTGCTCCGTCGAGGCGCGGATCTGGCCGACCTCCTTCTTCAGGGCAGCCTCAACATCGTCCTCATCCTCCTCCCTCTCGCTTCCAGACAGCCGCTCCTCGTGGTCTGAAAACTTCACACAAGGCACGTCTCTGGTTTGGTGAGTACCAAGCAATGGTGCCCACAGCTTAAAAATCGGCAGCAAGGCACCACCGTGCCCAGGGGCCTGGAGGTGACAGGCAAGGGCCTCTTCTCCAGCCAGCCcgcggggctgtgctgggctttGCTTACAGAAACCGGCATTTTCCTGTGTGTGGTGACCACAGACAGGTTTTTGTACATAGAGAGGAGGCCTCAGGgcgctgctctgcctgccccgccagcgcTGCCAGGCTGCGGGGAGCGGGAGGCAGGAGCTGAGGGGGGGCGGCCGATACCGCGCAGGGCCGCGCTCCCCGGCCccagcgccgccccccgcccagcACCGAGCGACCGGCCGGGCCCGCCCCACGCACCTGCTCGGGCCCGTAGAGCAGGTCCCCGTACTCGCCGAGGAGGCTGTAGGCCTCCCCCACGCACTTGCGCTCGTTCATGTTGCAGGTGATGAGGATGCCGCGCATGCCGGCCTCcagctgccgcccgccgccgcggggccgcttggcccgccccgccgccgccgcgaagTGCCCCTTGGGCCGCCGCTTccgcgccgccggctccgccgcgGCCATCGAccgccacccgccgccgccgccgcgcgccgcgatGGCGtcagcgccgcgccgcgcccggccctagcgcccgcccgccgggggacagcgccgccccgcggcccggcgtCCAGCGGCGCCGGCCCCTCGCAGCCCTGCCGGGGAGCGCGGGGTGGGCCCGCGGGCACAGGACACCGACACCTCCCTCCGCCGCGCCCGGGGTGGCGGGGCGCAGGCCCGTGCGCTGCCGTGCTGCTCCGGGGAAGCCGAGCCCCGGCACCAGGTGGGATCCCCAGTGAGGCCCTCGCCTCCCCAGGCTCGTCTCACTGCTGTAGGCAGCGCAGAGCCcttggaggtaaaaaaaaaaaacaaaaccaaaacccgccCTTGAAAATTACAATTCACCTCAGCCTTTACACGCGCCAGGGAGGAGGTCGAGCTGTTCCCCAGGCGCAGTACCCTGGCCTCGGCGCCCTCAGCTGTGGCCAAACTCGGTCACTCGTAGCCGTTGGTGTTTTCTCTTCCCCCAAACTTCAGTTCCAGGATTAAAGTCTGGGTTTGTGTTAATGATTCCAGAACTGAGAGAAACCGTGggccggggagaggaggggacggGCGCTCGCTGAAGCGCAGGGGAGCAAGCAGACCTCAGTCCTGCTCTGCACCGCTGCGTCCAACACCAACCCCAGCGGAGGGAGAGCCGGGCTTCAGCCGCTTCCCCGGCTTCCTATCTGACTCCTGAGGGTGTCATGGTGTAAGGGGACCCgctgaaacaaacagaaatacaggtAATTTTAGGCCTGAGATACTAGGGAACATGTGTTGACAGAAAAAACGTGGCCCGTAGCGTGGTTTCTAAAGGAAGGTGCCTCTATGCATCATGTCCACGAGGGCCGCCTCTCCCTGCAGTGACTCTCGAGCTTCTTGGACCATTAAGGGGGGAAAGATTAAGTTCCTTGACATTCTGTGAAAACAGGCAGAGGAGACAGCTAAGGAGGCCTCTCTAGGGGCAGGACTATTATTTACATCCAGAGAATCCAGATGGGCTgaagtaggaaaaaaggaaacttcaTGAATTGATTTAAGTATTTATCAGTTAcaactgcagcaggaggtggtgtTTACATCTCATCTGAAGCTGTGTTCCTGCAAAGCCTTTGAGGCTCATATAATTCTACAGCAATTGTTAGACATTGGTGGGATTATCGACCACATATAAATTAAAAGTCACTAAATCTTTGCAGAGCTGGGGTTGTGTGAAAGACTCAAAGTTCTGGTGAATTATAGTGGTAGTCTCTGGAGTTGGGCATGTCAGGGCACGTTTGAAACACGAGGGAGAATTTCTACAGGCAGCTGTGAGTGGTGCAGAAGAAATGCAATTAATCACCCAGAAAGTAACTAGGATACTTCTGTGGTGAAAAGTGCTGGGGGACTTGGAAATACCCATTGGTGCTCTGGAAATTAGTTATATGCCCTACCAAAAGAATAGGTTACAGATTAGGTCACTGTGGAGGTTATGATTTTCTTCCTAAACTGGAAACCTTATTGCCTACATATTCCTGGCACATTTGCTGACTCTTACTACAAACCATTCCTATCATTTTCTCTTAACGTTCATGCCTCCTCTGTGGTGATACGATCTTTGGGTAGGGAACCCTTTTTCAGGGAGTCTTTTAAAGTCTCATAAAATGATGCTTTTTGCTGACCACACATCAAAATAATGCGTAAAACATCAATACTTAGAATCTTTTCAGGGCTTTGCTACATTCAGTTCATTCCTGGCAGCCAGTATATCCCCAGTGTTGGTAAACTAGCAAAAACGGAAATATTTTTGCACGAAGTAACACTGTGGTCAGCCAGTAATTAATGCACGATTGCTGGATTATCTGTGCAACATCTTGGTCCATGCTGTTACTTCTGTGTTGTCAATCAGTAGCAGACATTTCATTTACATAAGTCAGAGTTGAAGTGCTTGGGCAGTGTTCGTCTCTGCTGTATAAGGCAACTGAAATGTGATCTACAAGATTAGCGGGGCTTGTAGGAAGGAAAGGAACGTGAATTATAGGAAAGCTGCCACAGTGACAAGGCTGAGTGCTGCTGGCTGAATGCAGGGTGAGGATCTCAGCTGCATGATGGTCACTGGAGAGCAGGAGCCAGGCAATGGCTGAACTGGAACTGTTCTCAGCAGTTACTCCAATTAACAATTGGGATTGTTGTTCCAGTGTATCCCACTGTGTAGTAGCTGTTCTGAACTGTTCTAAAGCTGTTCTGAAACTGCATGGCTAATACCGTGTTTGTATCTGTATCACTGTAGCATTTCTTGAAGAGATAATCAGTAAGGAATAACCTTCAAGAGACTATTATGGCTCTTGCTGCTGTGCATTTTTTACTGAAGATTCCAAGTGCTATGTCCCTGCGGGCTCCGCTGAGAAGATCTCTCCAACTTTGCAGCCGGTGCTACCCAGTTCACGCCTCTTTGAGTTATGAAGCCATAAAACAACAGTACAGACCAGAGGTGCCAGAGTACTTCAACTTTGCAAGAGATGTGCTGGACAGATGGGCTGGTGTGGAAAAGGTAACAGTTACTTGGCTTCTCTGATGCTGAAGTATTTAATGCTGGTCATTAATGCTGAGTATCTGACAAATTCAGTAACCAAGACACTGGGGTTATGTTCTGATTATAATCTGGAGATCATCTTATGCAGTTTGAACCTGTAGATCCCTTAGGCCACACACTGTCCTGTCCACGAGCCCAAATAGTTCTTTCCTTTAATCAGTAACTCCAGGGAGATGGAGTGTGAGTAAATAGGTGCCTCATAAATGAGACTGTGAACTGAACCACTCTAAACCTTGCATCAATTCCCCCTCAGCTATGACATGCACCCTACCTGGATGTGCCGGGGAAATCACTTGACCTCTATGTGTTTCATGGCCTGcctaaaattaataataaatacagtGCAATGTCAAACCTCACCTACCTATCCCAAATGTGAAATCCTTTGCATGAAGGACTTGGAATCTACAAAACTGAACAACTTTGAACCTCAAACCAGACATAAGCTCTATGCAAGGAAAGGgaatataggaaaaaaacatgaagtaTAGGTCTATCACCTTTCTTACTACATAGGTCTGGTCTCTATGGATGTAGGACTGGTTTTGCAGGCTCAGGCTGTTCATGATGAGGGGCTAAACACAATTGTGTCCAGCCTGGCAGCAAGAACAGAGCAGAGGTATCACCTGTCTGACACAATTCTTCCTTTTGCAGGAAAACATGTTTTGGCAGGCTGTAAACAGAGCAAGGAACAGCCTCTGGAGAAGAGCTTTTGCCCTCTGAGGTGCACAGATAAAATCTGCTCCCCTGAAAATGAATCTTAGTGTTAGTGTACCTTCAAATAGATAATAAGGTGTCATACTCTTGCTGCCCCAGTGAGTTTTTTCGTCAAGAGGTGACTTACTACACTGCTACTGCTAAATGCATTGGCACCCTTTAAAGCACATCATATGCATACATTTCAAATCACTTCACGTATCAGTTAGGTGAGACATTGATTAAAGGTCACATTGTTGTGGGCCTGTGCTTTTGAaagtttgatttaattttcagaagtacCAGACAGGCCCAATTCCAGATGAAGTTGAAAATGAGCTCTCAGGGCTCAGGAGACTGGGGCACAACCCAGAGGTGCTCACATTCATCAGCTGCTTTGTTGGCATGACCTGAACCAGAAAGattcttctttctctgtgctaTCACTGTACCACCTCTTCAGGGTGTAGGATGAAGAACTCAGGAAGGGAATACAAATTTAAATTCCTGAATGACATTTATAGGCTGTTCTTTCTAAGGGAGAGTTCGCTGCCTCATTTGGAATCAGTGGCAAATTTCTGTTGCACCCTCAGGTTTCTCCAGCACTGAATAAGTGATgaatgcttttcttcctcaaacttaAGGTAAAGGCAATGTGTTTCTAAAATGAAGCATTTGTACTGTACCTTGTTGTTCTATAGGAGGGAAAGAAGTCTAAAAACCCTGCATTATGGTGGGTAGATGGTGCTGGAGAAGAGGTGAGGTGGAGC from Calonectris borealis chromosome 16, bCalBor7.hap1.2, whole genome shotgun sequence encodes:
- the THUMPD1 gene encoding THUMP domain-containing protein 1, whose amino-acid sequence is MAAAEPAARKRRPKGHFAAAAGRAKRPRGGGRQLEAGMRGILITCNMNERKCVGEAYSLLGEYGDLLYGPEQFSDHEERLSGSEREEDEDDVEAALKKEVGQIRASTEQKLRRFQSVESGANNVVFIRTRGIEPENLVHHILKDMHATKKKKTRVILRMLPISGTCKAFMEDMKKYTETFFEPWFKAPNKGTFQIVYKARNNSHMSREEVIKELAGIVGSLNPENKVDLNNPQYTIVVEIIKNVCCLSVVRDYVLFRKYNLQEVVKSNKEDTQQNPSSLTEDQNSKVVKPETEEEEKSSKEVKQENKNQGEIEAEPKGNDVLTV